One Methylocaldum marinum DNA window includes the following coding sequences:
- a CDS encoding DcrB-related protein has translation MSSKSYTKISLGRQDFSGLLQEDNAPSDRTNTQHRKPRDFHPPKAPMRDYLFNEGCLDLDPVRFTDRTANILILGAPETSGFNLTIARDRFEPGEALPAYVTRQIGVMAKNIKGHKVLRRGACVLGAGEAALAGEFIDATQPAAGQTFFQRQAAFALGEPFRGRVLVFSATRKRPFDAEFDAHWSALLAGFRPRAPAP, from the coding sequence TTGTCATCCAAATCCTACACAAAAATCAGCCTGGGCCGACAAGACTTTTCGGGCCTGTTGCAGGAAGATAACGCGCCGTCGGATCGTACGAACACCCAACACCGCAAGCCCCGCGATTTTCACCCGCCCAAGGCCCCCATGCGCGACTACCTTTTCAACGAAGGCTGCCTCGACCTCGACCCGGTGCGGTTCACCGACCGCACCGCCAATATCCTCATCCTCGGCGCGCCCGAGACCTCCGGGTTCAACCTCACGATCGCCCGCGACCGCTTCGAACCCGGCGAGGCCTTGCCGGCCTATGTGACGCGCCAGATCGGGGTGATGGCGAAAAACATCAAGGGCCACAAGGTTCTCCGGCGCGGCGCGTGTGTCCTCGGCGCGGGCGAAGCGGCGCTCGCCGGCGAATTCATCGACGCCACCCAGCCCGCCGCCGGCCAAACCTTCTTTCAGCGCCAGGCCGCCTTTGCCCTGGGCGAACCGTTCCGAGGCCGCGTCCTGGTGTTTTCCGCCACCCGCAAGCGGCCGTTCGATGCCGAGTTCGACGCGCACTGGTCCGCGCTCCTGGCCGGTTTCCGGCCGCGCGCGCCCGCGCCCTAG
- a CDS encoding RHS repeat-associated core domain-containing protein, which translates to MYEAARLGDGVEHTSALAGFLIGALLGVALIATVAFATFTCGFGAVLLAGLAAGIGASAILSASEAIGRAMSSRAGAITRGSPNVFINGRAAAFVQRSTVSCGRDSPQQVMAEGSGNVYINGLPAVRRGDSTTCDGKVAEHSNNVHIGGGRVQYLPIAREVPDWLRTAVDWTFALAGLVGGLAGMIRAAGGASVRALAPCAAKYVAGFVAGEAAGRYLLGPAVDRVVGGLIGHPVQIAGGQKLLLAHDETDFALIAPLPLTAARFYSSALDDGSALGRGWRLPWEISLAVGEDHVTYTDAQGRAIVFPRVPRGEKLFAPAEQLFLGHLRDGRWVISDLAERHYAFSPAPPGSPTTHQLTRIEDNRANAIVLERDATGTPVALTDTVGHRLALHYAAIGDQGPRRLIAIERLAGGPVATLVRYAYDAQGRLIAVRDALDRVTRRFAWGDTGAEAGLMIAHRNALGLTGRYRWETIDGQPRVVEHTTGDGEHYRFQYDVAARRAIAADLGDPENPLEAHWTWDDHRQITAYHDFDGRRYAMAYDAGGHLVRLDLPGDPESPRTVRFEYDALGRIVAETDPEGLRTERSFAPDSLRLQSETGPDGSTWQAVYEPHCGVLLQTIDALGHKTEYTWEHLRGPSIITDPQGHTVRLDWDARGQLQARTDCSGKTRRYAYDEAGRLIAETDALGRTTRYTLDALGQVLAVTHPDGRREGFVWDALGQLIRHTDSAGHTQIWQRDARGRVLCHTDAEGRTLHARYNARQQLDELRRGDSRYRFRYDPVGRLVAEQRPDGLEIHLRYAAAGTLARRDERGSGPEQPVRSRRYDYDRNGRLTAQHDATATTRYTWTPGGQLDSARRIPTEKGMVLGLTEDSVRFTYDALGRLLTETGAAGELARDWDSLSNLRSLTLPQGQTLGYLRYGSGHVHGITFDGAEIVQFERDDLHREVLRRQGALTTCSGYDARGRLSWQGVTVGDPRRTDTLDPDALIGRRYAYTDAGELDCIHDCRRGDSRYHYDRAGRLTQAGTLSPTLGYSQERFAWDAADNLVQLGDPPVPGNRLGTWRGHRGEALRYAYDPFGRLTAKHTPAGVQRFTWDDQDQLIAVEDGRGITRFAYDPLGRRTAKWHEPKSPGRYIGDPHTPGKTRFVWEGLRLLQAITEDARGTQVRTWAYDPAGGSGYTPIAAIDQGLGPDREVGPPMVYPVHTDHLGTPQELTDADGRIAWSARYSAWGGRRGPVLLEADRPTPFATDCPLRYPGQYADDETGLHYNTFRYYDPEIGRFISPDPVGLAGGFNLYQYAPNPVSWVDPLGWVHESTPGYNVYGLFDKVANEPYYVGITDDLARRRAEHLKSGRLSYGTELRPLDRNVMYGQARGFEQAYIEHYGTKTGVIGEEISSSNRGNKVNSFDHGSTARSPTRQANFESHYQSKTNSLTGGC; encoded by the coding sequence ATGTACGAAGCCGCCCGCCTCGGGGACGGGGTCGAACATACCAGCGCGCTCGCCGGCTTTCTGATCGGGGCGCTCCTCGGCGTGGCGCTGATCGCGACGGTCGCCTTCGCCACCTTCACCTGCGGTTTCGGCGCGGTGCTGCTGGCGGGGCTCGCGGCGGGCATCGGCGCCAGCGCGATCCTGAGCGCCTCGGAAGCCATCGGCCGGGCCATGAGCAGCCGGGCCGGCGCCATCACCCGCGGCTCGCCCAACGTGTTCATCAATGGGCGGGCGGCGGCCTTCGTCCAGCGCAGCACCGTCAGTTGCGGCCGGGATTCGCCGCAGCAGGTGATGGCGGAAGGCTCCGGCAACGTCTACATCAACGGCCTCCCGGCGGTCCGCCGCGGCGACAGCACCACCTGCGACGGCAAGGTGGCGGAGCATTCGAACAACGTGCACATCGGCGGCGGCCGGGTGCAGTACCTGCCGATCGCGCGGGAAGTGCCCGATTGGCTGCGCACCGCCGTGGACTGGACGTTCGCCCTGGCCGGCCTGGTCGGCGGTCTCGCCGGCATGATCCGGGCGGCCGGCGGGGCGTCGGTGCGCGCCCTCGCGCCGTGCGCCGCGAAGTACGTCGCCGGCTTCGTCGCCGGGGAAGCGGCCGGCCGCTATCTCCTCGGACCCGCCGTCGATCGCGTGGTGGGCGGCCTGATCGGGCATCCGGTGCAGATCGCCGGCGGACAGAAGCTGCTGCTCGCCCACGACGAGACCGACTTCGCGCTCATCGCCCCGCTGCCCCTCACCGCCGCCCGCTTCTACAGCAGCGCGCTGGACGATGGGAGCGCGCTCGGGCGCGGCTGGCGGCTGCCCTGGGAAATCAGCCTGGCGGTGGGCGAGGACCACGTCACCTACACCGACGCCCAGGGCCGCGCCATCGTCTTCCCCCGGGTGCCGCGCGGCGAGAAGCTGTTCGCGCCGGCGGAACAGCTCTTTCTCGGGCACCTGCGCGACGGCCGCTGGGTGATCAGCGACCTGGCCGAACGCCACTACGCCTTCAGTCCGGCCCCGCCCGGTTCGCCGACCACCCACCAGCTCACCCGCATCGAGGACAACCGCGCCAATGCCATCGTGCTGGAGCGGGACGCCACCGGGACCCCGGTGGCGCTGACCGACACCGTCGGCCATCGGCTCGCCCTGCATTACGCCGCAATCGGTGATCAGGGCCCGCGCCGCCTCATCGCCATCGAACGCCTCGCCGGCGGGCCGGTCGCGACCCTGGTCCGCTACGCCTACGACGCGCAGGGCCGGCTGATCGCGGTGCGCGACGCCCTCGACCGGGTCACCCGCCGCTTCGCCTGGGGCGACACGGGCGCCGAGGCCGGGCTGATGATCGCCCACCGCAACGCCCTGGGACTGACCGGCCGCTACCGCTGGGAAACGATCGACGGCCAGCCGCGGGTGGTCGAACACACGACCGGTGACGGCGAGCACTATCGCTTCCAGTACGACGTTGCCGCCCGCCGCGCCATCGCGGCAGACCTCGGCGACCCCGAAAACCCGCTCGAGGCCCACTGGACCTGGGACGACCACCGCCAGATCACCGCCTATCACGACTTCGACGGCCGCCGCTACGCCATGGCCTATGACGCCGGCGGTCACCTGGTGCGGCTCGACCTGCCGGGCGACCCCGAGAGCCCGCGCACGGTGCGGTTCGAATACGACGCCCTCGGCCGGATCGTCGCCGAAACCGATCCCGAGGGGCTCCGCACCGAACGCAGCTTCGCGCCCGACAGCCTGCGCCTGCAATCGGAAACCGGGCCGGACGGCAGCACCTGGCAGGCGGTGTACGAGCCCCACTGCGGCGTCCTCCTGCAAACGATCGACGCCCTCGGCCACAAAACCGAGTACACCTGGGAACACCTGCGCGGCCCTTCGATCATCACCGATCCCCAGGGCCACACCGTGCGGCTGGACTGGGATGCGCGCGGCCAGCTCCAGGCCCGCACCGACTGTTCCGGCAAGACCCGGCGCTACGCCTACGACGAGGCCGGCCGGCTCATCGCCGAAACCGACGCCCTCGGCCGGACCACCCGCTATACCCTCGATGCGCTCGGCCAGGTGCTCGCCGTTACCCACCCCGACGGCCGCCGCGAAGGCTTCGTTTGGGACGCCCTGGGCCAGTTGATCCGCCATACCGATAGCGCCGGCCACACCCAGATTTGGCAGCGCGACGCCCGCGGCCGGGTCCTCTGCCATACCGATGCCGAAGGCCGGACCCTCCACGCCCGCTACAACGCCCGCCAACAGCTCGACGAGCTGCGCCGGGGCGACAGCCGCTATCGCTTTCGCTACGACCCCGTCGGACGCCTCGTCGCCGAGCAGCGCCCCGACGGCCTCGAAATCCACCTCCGCTACGCCGCCGCCGGCACCCTGGCGCGCCGCGACGAGCGCGGCAGCGGACCGGAGCAGCCCGTCCGCAGCCGGCGCTACGACTACGACCGCAACGGCCGCCTCACCGCCCAGCACGACGCCACCGCCACCACCCGCTACACCTGGACCCCCGGCGGACAGCTTGACAGCGCCCGCCGCATCCCGACCGAAAAGGGAATGGTCCTGGGCCTCACCGAAGACAGCGTGCGCTTCACCTACGATGCCCTCGGGCGGCTCCTCACCGAGACCGGCGCCGCGGGCGAACTCGCCCGGGACTGGGACAGTCTCTCCAACCTCCGGAGCCTCACCCTGCCGCAAGGCCAGACCCTCGGCTATCTCCGCTACGGTTCCGGGCACGTGCACGGCATCACCTTCGACGGCGCCGAGATCGTCCAGTTCGAGCGTGACGACCTGCACCGGGAAGTCCTCCGCCGCCAGGGCGCGCTAACCACCTGCAGCGGCTATGACGCCCGCGGCCGGCTGAGCTGGCAGGGCGTCACGGTCGGCGACCCGCGGCGGACCGACACGCTCGACCCCGACGCCCTGATCGGCCGCCGCTACGCCTACACCGACGCCGGCGAACTCGACTGTATCCACGACTGCCGGCGCGGCGACAGCCGTTATCACTACGACCGCGCCGGTCGCTTGACCCAGGCCGGCACCCTGAGCCCCACGCTCGGCTACAGCCAGGAACGCTTCGCCTGGGATGCCGCCGACAACCTCGTGCAGCTCGGCGACCCACCCGTCCCGGGGAACCGGCTCGGCACCTGGCGAGGCCACCGCGGTGAAGCCTTACGCTACGCGTACGACCCCTTCGGCCGACTGACGGCCAAGCACACCCCGGCCGGCGTCCAGCGCTTCACCTGGGACGACCAGGACCAGCTGATCGCGGTCGAAGACGGGCGCGGTATCACCCGTTTCGCCTACGATCCCCTGGGCCGGCGCACCGCCAAGTGGCACGAACCCAAATCGCCCGGCCGCTACATCGGCGACCCGCACACGCCGGGCAAGACCCGCTTCGTCTGGGAAGGGCTCCGGCTGCTCCAGGCGATCACCGAGGACGCGCGCGGCACCCAGGTCCGCACCTGGGCCTACGACCCCGCAGGCGGCAGTGGCTACACGCCCATCGCCGCCATCGACCAGGGCCTCGGCCCCGACCGCGAAGTCGGCCCGCCGATGGTTTACCCGGTTCACACCGACCACCTCGGGACGCCCCAGGAGCTCACCGACGCCGACGGCCGGATCGCCTGGAGCGCCCGCTACAGTGCCTGGGGCGGGCGGCGCGGCCCGGTCCTGCTCGAAGCCGACCGGCCAACCCCGTTCGCCACCGACTGTCCCCTGCGCTACCCCGGCCAATACGCCGACGACGAAACCGGGCTGCACTACAACACCTTCCGGTACTATGATCCGGAGATCGGGCGCTTCATCAGCCCGGACCCGGTTGGGTTGGCCGGCGGGTTCAATCTTTATCAGTATGCGCCGAATCCGGTCTCGTGGGTGGACCCGTTGGGTTGGGTGCACGAATCTACGCCTGGCTACAACGTCTATGGTCTGTTTGACAAAGTGGCCAACGAGCCCTATTACGTCGGCATCACCGACGATTTGGCTCGGAGAAGAGCAGAACATCTGAAGTCAGGGCGTCTCAGTTACGGAACGGAGTTGCGTCCGTTGGACAGGAACGTTATGTATGGCCAGGCGCGGGGATTTGAACAGGCATATATTGAACACTACGGGACAAAAACCGGTGTGATCGGCGAAGAGATATCAAGTTCCAACCGTGGGAACAAGGTTAACTCGTTTGACCACGGAAGCACCGCCCGAAGTCCAACACGCCAGGCGAATTTCGAAAGCCACTACCAATCAAAAACAAACAGCTTAACCGGAGGCTGCTAA
- a CDS encoding IS256 family transposase: protein MTSDTAKQDALLDELLKGYTNPKDILGEHGLLKQLTRRLVERALEAEMTAHLGYAPHAPEGRGSGNSRNGKSAKTIQTETGPLAIEVPRDRNGDFEPQLVSKRQRRLEGFDEKVLALYARGLSTRGIQGHLEELYGVEVSPTLISNVTESVLADVKAWQSRPLASVYPILYFDALTVKSREAGPVKNKAVYLALGVNLQGEKERLGLWIADTEGAKFWLSVFTELKNRGVQDGFIACVDGLKGLPEAIETVFPNIQVQRCIVHKVRHSLQYVTWKERKAVAKDLRAIYGAATLTEAEAALARFADTWDAKYPAISQSWRADWTRLTVFFDYPPEIRKVLYTTNAIESLNFSLRKLLKTRGAFPNDEAILKVLYLGLQRIEKKWTMPIQDWKRALNHFVILFGNRVTL, encoded by the coding sequence ATGACCAGTGACACAGCCAAACAAGACGCCTTATTGGATGAATTGCTCAAAGGCTATACGAATCCGAAAGACATTCTGGGGGAACACGGCTTGCTCAAGCAGCTGACCCGGCGTCTGGTGGAACGGGCGTTGGAGGCGGAGATGACCGCCCATTTGGGCTATGCCCCCCATGCGCCGGAAGGGCGCGGCAGCGGTAATTCTCGCAACGGCAAGTCGGCGAAGACGATTCAAACGGAAACCGGACCCTTGGCGATTGAGGTCCCGCGGGATCGCAACGGAGACTTCGAGCCGCAACTGGTTTCCAAGCGCCAACGCCGGCTCGAAGGATTTGATGAGAAGGTTCTGGCGCTGTATGCGCGGGGCTTATCCACCCGTGGTATTCAGGGGCATCTGGAAGAACTGTATGGCGTGGAAGTCTCGCCGACGCTCATCTCCAACGTGACCGAATCGGTGTTGGCGGACGTGAAGGCATGGCAGAGCCGGCCCTTGGCGTCGGTGTATCCGATCCTGTATTTCGACGCTTTGACCGTCAAATCACGCGAAGCGGGACCGGTCAAGAACAAGGCGGTCTATCTCGCTTTGGGCGTCAATCTGCAAGGCGAAAAGGAGCGGCTGGGCCTTTGGATCGCGGACACAGAAGGCGCCAAGTTCTGGCTGTCGGTCTTTACCGAGTTGAAGAACCGAGGCGTTCAGGATGGCTTTATCGCCTGTGTCGACGGCCTCAAGGGACTGCCGGAAGCGATTGAAACCGTGTTTCCCAACATCCAGGTCCAACGGTGTATCGTCCATAAGGTGCGCCACAGCCTGCAGTATGTCACCTGGAAGGAGCGCAAGGCGGTGGCGAAAGACCTGCGGGCGATTTATGGCGCCGCGACCTTGACCGAGGCCGAAGCTGCCCTGGCGCGGTTTGCGGACACCTGGGACGCGAAGTACCCAGCCATCAGCCAAAGCTGGCGGGCGGATTGGACGCGCTTGACTGTGTTTTTCGATTATCCGCCGGAGATCCGCAAAGTGCTGTATACCACCAACGCGATCGAATCACTCAACTTCAGCCTGCGCAAGCTGCTCAAGACCCGCGGCGCGTTTCCGAACGATGAGGCGATTCTGAAAGTCCTGTATCTGGGACTGCAGCGGATCGAGAAGAAATGGACCATGCCGATCCAGGATTGGAAACGGGCGTTGAACCACTTCGTGATCCTCTTTGGTAATCGAGTTACCCTATGA